The Allorhizobium ampelinum S4 genome has a segment encoding these proteins:
- a CDS encoding NAD(P)/FAD-dependent oxidoreductase, with protein sequence MNKISVKRLPVENGVSGWEAISTRSFPLRSLEGNVTADWLIVGAGFAGLSAARRLLQLRPDDKIVILDASEVGKGGSGRNSGFMIDVPHDLSSGEYSSGSTDDTRIEMAQNRTAIAFATQAAAEYGMSSETFDPSGKINAAATERGMKLNEDFGKSLLNAGEKHSFLDAAQMREITGTDFYLGGIYTPGAVLIQPADYIRNFAAGLWQQVDIFERSPVTSLMRESGLWTASSPRGSVSAPRVILGVNGHINDFGHFNGRLMHFFGYASMTAPFPAEDFGRKASGHDRWALLPADPMGATVRKITSNGQSRIALRTKWTYDFSLKLTDQRLRKMAREHRVSLDRRFPALKDLPFEHCWAGRICLTRNHVPAFGEIEEGLYSACCENGLGTVKSTLAGMLTAELATGNTSTHLEEFNDHAQPSRLPPEPFTWLGANTVIKWQELRAGREG encoded by the coding sequence ATGAACAAAATATCAGTCAAACGTTTGCCCGTTGAAAATGGTGTCTCCGGCTGGGAGGCGATCAGCACGCGTTCGTTTCCCCTCCGCAGCCTCGAAGGCAACGTGACTGCGGATTGGCTGATTGTCGGTGCGGGCTTTGCGGGTCTTTCCGCTGCCCGTCGTCTGCTACAGCTTCGACCAGACGACAAGATTGTCATTCTCGACGCAAGCGAAGTGGGAAAAGGCGGCTCGGGACGAAATTCCGGTTTCATGATCGATGTTCCTCACGACCTGTCGTCTGGCGAATATTCAAGTGGCAGTACCGACGATACCCGCATCGAAATGGCGCAGAACCGCACGGCGATTGCCTTTGCAACGCAAGCTGCGGCGGAATACGGAATGTCAAGCGAGACGTTCGATCCGTCCGGCAAGATCAATGCGGCGGCAACCGAGCGCGGCATGAAGCTAAATGAGGATTTTGGCAAATCCCTGCTGAATGCGGGCGAGAAGCACAGTTTCCTCGATGCGGCACAAATGCGGGAGATCACCGGAACCGATTTCTACCTCGGTGGCATTTACACGCCGGGGGCCGTGCTCATCCAGCCCGCCGACTATATCAGAAACTTCGCAGCCGGGCTTTGGCAGCAGGTCGATATCTTCGAGCGCTCGCCTGTCACGTCCCTGATGCGGGAAAGCGGCCTATGGACAGCGTCTTCACCACGGGGCAGTGTCTCTGCACCCAGGGTCATTCTGGGCGTCAACGGCCATATCAATGACTTCGGTCATTTCAACGGTCGCCTCATGCACTTCTTCGGATATGCCTCAATGACGGCTCCGTTCCCGGCAGAGGATTTCGGGCGCAAGGCAAGCGGGCATGATCGATGGGCTCTGTTGCCTGCCGATCCCATGGGAGCAACGGTTCGGAAAATCACATCGAACGGCCAGTCGCGCATCGCTTTGCGGACCAAGTGGACCTATGACTTCAGCCTGAAGCTGACGGATCAGCGTCTGCGAAAAATGGCTCGGGAACATCGGGTGTCGCTGGACAGGCGTTTTCCCGCATTGAAGGACCTGCCGTTCGAACACTGCTGGGCAGGCCGCATCTGCCTCACCCGCAACCATGTGCCGGCCTTCGGCGAGATCGAAGAAGGGCTGTACTCGGCTTGCTGCGAAAACGGTCTTGGCACGGTGAAAAGCACGCTGGCTGGCATGCTGACAGCGGAACTCGCCACCGGAAACACCTCGACACATCTTGAAGAATTCAACGATCACGCACAGCCGAGCAGGCTTCCACCGGAGCCTTTCACATGGCTCGGCGCCAACACCGTGATCAAATGGCAGGAATTGCGTGCAGGCCGCGAGGGATAA
- a CDS encoding 4-hydroxyproline epimerase — protein sequence MRHSFFCIDSHTCGNPVRLVAGGGPLLPHLPIAERRELFVRDHDWVRKALMFEPRGHDVMSGAIIYPAYRDDCDFAVIFIEVSGCLPMCGAGTIGLVTAGIEEGLITPRVEGQLSIETPAGRVDIHYEKPGAFVESVRMFNVPSYLHAADVEVDIPGIGRLIVDISYGGNYYAVVEPQASWSGLDGMSGSDIVDLSVKLRDALADICDPQHPDDERIRGVHHALWCDKPTSNAADGRGAVFYGDKAIDRSPGGTGTSARMAQLYGKGRLKVGEAFRQESIIGTVFEGRVEEEVVVGTLKGIRPSVGGWARIIGHNTIFVDDRDPLAHGFQIK from the coding sequence ATGCGGCACAGCTTCTTTTGTATCGACAGCCATACATGCGGCAATCCTGTCCGCCTCGTTGCCGGGGGCGGACCGCTTCTGCCGCATTTGCCAATCGCTGAGCGTCGGGAACTGTTTGTCCGGGACCATGACTGGGTGCGAAAAGCCCTGATGTTCGAACCGCGCGGCCATGACGTCATGTCCGGTGCGATCATTTATCCGGCCTACCGCGACGACTGCGATTTCGCAGTCATTTTCATCGAGGTCAGCGGATGCCTGCCGATGTGCGGAGCCGGTACGATTGGCTTGGTGACAGCCGGTATCGAGGAAGGCCTCATCACGCCTAGGGTCGAAGGACAGCTTTCCATCGAAACTCCGGCTGGTCGGGTGGATATACACTATGAAAAGCCTGGCGCATTCGTGGAATCCGTTCGTATGTTCAACGTGCCGAGCTATCTCCACGCAGCAGATGTCGAGGTTGATATTCCCGGCATCGGGCGTCTTATTGTCGATATTTCCTATGGCGGCAATTATTATGCCGTGGTGGAGCCGCAGGCATCATGGTCGGGGCTCGACGGCATGTCCGGCAGTGACATCGTAGACCTCAGCGTGAAGCTGCGAGACGCATTGGCAGACATCTGCGATCCCCAGCATCCGGATGATGAGCGGATTCGAGGCGTTCATCACGCTCTCTGGTGCGATAAGCCGACAAGCAATGCAGCAGACGGGCGTGGAGCCGTATTCTACGGCGACAAGGCCATCGATCGCTCCCCGGGCGGGACCGGCACTTCGGCAAGAATGGCCCAGCTTTACGGCAAGGGTCGATTGAAGGTGGGTGAGGCGTTTCGCCAGGAAAGTATCATCGGCACTGTTTTCGAAGGACGGGTCGAGGAAGAGGTCGTTGTCGGCACCTTGAAAGGGATCAGGCCGAGCGTTGGGGGATGGGCACGGATCATTGGTCACAACACGATCTTCGTGGACGATCGAGATCCTCTGGCTCACGGCTTCCAGATCAAATAA
- a CDS encoding ABC transporter permease has product MDTSVITDSFDEHIDDTLNWISDHASWLFDSIRAVLEGTYGGVLWLFQLAPFYVVALIAALLGWRLINSKAGLLIGVAMLGCTVMGLWAETMSTLALVITATFMALVIGIPVGIVAGFVQAFDKIVEPVLDLIQTLPPYIYLLPTIALMGYGPATALLATVIVAMPPAIRLTSLGIRRTPNDFIELGQANGLTSWQMFVKIRLPFAIPSVMAGINQSLMMAFGMVVIAGIVGSGGLGETIYSAVRTLNIATSINAAIAIVILTMVLDRLTQSAANRNTGVKS; this is encoded by the coding sequence ATGGACACCTCCGTTATTACAGACAGCTTCGATGAACACATTGACGACACGCTCAACTGGATCAGCGATCATGCCTCATGGCTGTTTGATTCCATCAGAGCGGTGCTGGAAGGCACCTATGGCGGCGTTCTCTGGCTGTTTCAGCTTGCGCCATTCTATGTGGTTGCCTTGATTGCAGCCCTTCTCGGATGGCGGTTGATCAACAGCAAGGCCGGTCTTTTGATCGGTGTCGCCATGCTGGGCTGCACAGTCATGGGCCTTTGGGCCGAAACCATGAGCACTTTGGCGTTGGTCATCACAGCCACCTTCATGGCGCTGGTGATCGGCATTCCCGTTGGTATCGTGGCGGGTTTCGTCCAAGCCTTCGACAAGATTGTCGAGCCGGTGCTCGATCTCATCCAGACACTGCCACCTTATATCTACCTGCTGCCAACCATTGCACTGATGGGATATGGACCTGCCACGGCCCTTCTTGCCACGGTCATTGTCGCCATGCCACCGGCGATCCGGCTGACATCTCTCGGCATCCGCAGAACGCCCAATGATTTTATTGAACTGGGACAGGCCAACGGCCTGACGTCCTGGCAGATGTTCGTCAAGATCAGACTGCCATTCGCGATACCGAGCGTCATGGCCGGGATTAACCAGAGCCTGATGATGGCGTTCGGCATGGTGGTGATCGCTGGCATCGTCGGTTCTGGCGGGCTTGGTGAAACCATCTATAGCGCCGTCAGAACGCTGAATATCGCAACGTCGATCAACGCCGCAATTGCCATTGTCATTCTCACCATGGTGCTTGATCGACTGACACAAAGCGCGGCGAACCGTAACACGGGAGTAAAATCATGA
- a CDS encoding ABC transporter permease, whose protein sequence is MTPETVWFSPGAYLAPAVDWLNANFHPFFNTVTKIIEAVLGSIETILLFLPFYAVILITVALAAVFVTLRVAVTSAFALSFCFLSGLWEASMQTLALVTVSVCISVLIAFPLGILASRHRRVETIIRPLLDIMQTVPPWVYLIPAVMIFSLGRVPAIIATIVYGIPPMLRLTTLAFNQVPKDLLELGQATGASPRAILFKIEIPAATPTLLVGLNQCILLSLAIVVLAGLVGAGGLGAEVTRGLTRMEMGLGLRAGLAIVAVAIFLDRLSRGALQRGRAPGAAST, encoded by the coding sequence ATGACTCCAGAAACAGTTTGGTTTTCGCCGGGTGCCTATCTCGCTCCCGCCGTCGATTGGTTGAACGCGAATTTCCATCCCTTCTTCAACACTGTGACAAAAATCATTGAAGCCGTTCTTGGAAGTATCGAAACCATCCTTCTCTTTCTGCCTTTCTATGCCGTCATTCTGATCACCGTTGCTCTGGCTGCCGTCTTCGTCACTCTTCGTGTTGCGGTAACAAGTGCGTTTGCCTTGTCATTCTGCTTCCTGTCGGGTCTATGGGAAGCGTCGATGCAGACTCTGGCTCTGGTGACGGTGTCGGTTTGTATCTCCGTGCTGATTGCCTTTCCGCTTGGCATTCTGGCGTCCCGGCATCGACGGGTCGAGACGATCATTCGCCCTTTGCTCGACATCATGCAGACGGTGCCACCTTGGGTCTATCTGATCCCCGCCGTGATGATTTTCAGCCTCGGGCGGGTCCCGGCGATCATCGCGACGATCGTCTACGGCATACCACCGATGTTGCGGCTCACGACGCTGGCGTTCAATCAGGTGCCCAAAGACTTGCTGGAACTTGGTCAGGCGACCGGTGCGTCGCCGCGCGCCATCCTGTTCAAGATTGAAATTCCTGCGGCAACGCCCACGCTGCTCGTAGGGTTGAATCAGTGCATTCTTCTGTCGCTGGCCATCGTTGTTCTGGCCGGTCTTGTCGGGGCTGGCGGCTTGGGAGCCGAGGTCACACGCGGACTGACCCGCATGGAAATGGGTCTCGGCCTGCGGGCAGGATTGGCGATCGTCGCGGTGGCGATTTTCCTCGATCGACTGTCACGCGGCGCATTGCAGCGAGGCCGGGCACCTGGCGCAGCCAGCACCTGA
- a CDS encoding dihydrodipicolinate synthase family protein, giving the protein MKFEGIYTPAVTPLGPDGQIDREGFAAVLESLIEAKVHGIIVGGSTGEYYAQSAQERLDLAAHAKDVIGTRIPLIIGTGATRTEDSVAYAIAAKDIGADAILVSSPPYALPTERENAVHALTVDRAANLPIMLYNYPARMGVVMGDEYFSRVGKSKNVVAIKESSGDMANLHLLARKFPHIGLSCGWDDQALEFFAWGAKSWVCAGSNFLPREHVALYEACVLEKNFDKGRAIMTAMLPLMDFLECGKFVQSIKYGCELIGLKTGSVRAPLRPLNAEEKRTLETVVTTVKRTVAQITSGANNA; this is encoded by the coding sequence ATGAAATTCGAAGGTATCTATACCCCGGCGGTGACACCGCTTGGGCCAGATGGGCAGATTGATCGTGAAGGCTTTGCCGCCGTCCTTGAATCGCTCATCGAAGCGAAGGTTCATGGTATCATTGTCGGCGGTTCAACGGGTGAATATTACGCCCAGAGCGCCCAAGAGCGCCTTGATCTTGCGGCCCATGCAAAAGATGTGATCGGAACCAGAATTCCGCTGATCATCGGCACGGGCGCAACCAGAACGGAAGATTCCGTGGCCTACGCCATTGCTGCCAAAGACATTGGTGCTGACGCCATCCTGGTGTCGTCTCCGCCCTATGCGCTGCCAACGGAGCGCGAGAACGCTGTTCATGCGCTGACGGTAGATCGCGCCGCCAACCTGCCGATCATGCTCTACAACTATCCAGCCCGTATGGGTGTGGTGATGGGAGATGAATATTTTTCCCGGGTTGGCAAATCCAAAAATGTCGTGGCGATCAAGGAAAGCTCTGGCGACATGGCCAACCTTCACCTTCTGGCCCGGAAGTTTCCTCATATCGGCCTGTCTTGTGGATGGGACGACCAGGCGCTCGAATTCTTCGCCTGGGGAGCAAAAAGCTGGGTCTGCGCTGGCTCGAACTTCCTGCCGCGCGAGCATGTCGCGCTTTATGAAGCCTGCGTTCTGGAGAAGAATTTCGACAAGGGCCGCGCGATCATGACCGCGATGCTGCCGCTGATGGATTTTCTCGAATGCGGTAAATTCGTTCAGTCGATCAAATATGGCTGTGAACTGATCGGCCTGAAGACCGGCTCGGTACGCGCACCGCTACGGCCGCTGAACGCCGAAGAAAAAAGAACCCTTGAGACCGTCGTCACGACTGTGAAGCGCACGGTTGCCCAGATCACCTCGGGAGCCAACAATGCATGA
- a CDS encoding quaternary amine ABC transporter ATP-binding protein, with translation MTTSMHDASEVLIDCQSVWKIFGARSKAAVEAVKTRGLSKKQILTEYDCVVGVSDASLQVRRGEIFCIMGLSGSGKSTLIRLLNRLIEPSLGTILVKGKDISALNAAQLRDIRARHIGMVFQSVALLPNRTVLENAAFGLEVRGVGKEERYKTARAALDKVGLSDWTARYPSELSGGMQQRVGLARAIAADPEIILMDEPFSALDPLIRRQLQDEFRQLTKSLGKSAVFITHDLEEAIRIGDRIAIMKDGVIVQVGNAEEIVTQPADDYVAEFVAGISRVHLVKAHSVMIPVEVYKRDHPGSDIDTLLCATPEADIGALIALTMQSERDAVAIAEDGNVIGIVTTRGLLCGVAGSPAQPTAAA, from the coding sequence ATGACCACGTCAATGCATGATGCCAGTGAAGTCCTCATCGACTGCCAGTCTGTCTGGAAGATATTCGGAGCCCGGTCGAAAGCCGCCGTCGAGGCGGTCAAGACAAGGGGCCTCTCCAAGAAGCAGATCCTGACGGAATACGATTGCGTCGTTGGCGTCTCAGATGCCAGCCTTCAGGTTCGACGCGGCGAGATTTTCTGTATCATGGGGTTGTCGGGCAGCGGCAAATCGACCCTGATCCGTCTTCTGAACAGATTGATCGAACCGAGCCTTGGCACGATTCTGGTCAAAGGCAAGGATATCTCTGCCTTGAACGCCGCTCAGCTGCGCGACATACGCGCGCGCCATATCGGGATGGTCTTCCAGAGTGTGGCCTTGCTGCCAAACAGGACCGTGCTGGAGAATGCCGCTTTCGGACTCGAGGTCAGGGGCGTCGGTAAGGAAGAGCGATACAAGACTGCCCGTGCGGCGCTGGACAAGGTCGGCCTGTCGGACTGGACGGCGCGCTATCCCTCCGAGCTGTCGGGCGGCATGCAGCAACGCGTCGGTCTTGCCCGCGCTATTGCCGCCGACCCCGAGATCATTCTGATGGACGAGCCGTTCAGCGCGCTCGACCCGCTGATCCGTCGCCAGCTTCAGGACGAATTCCGGCAACTCACCAAGTCGCTTGGCAAATCCGCCGTGTTCATCACCCATGATCTGGAAGAAGCAATCCGCATCGGCGATCGCATCGCCATCATGAAGGACGGTGTTATCGTTCAGGTCGGCAATGCAGAAGAGATCGTTACGCAACCGGCAGACGATTATGTCGCCGAGTTCGTCGCCGGTATTTCCAGAGTTCATCTGGTCAAGGCGCATTCTGTTATGATCCCGGTTGAGGTTTATAAGCGTGATCATCCCGGCTCAGACATCGACACGCTTTTGTGCGCCACGCCGGAGGCGGATATTGGTGCGCTGATCGCCTTGACCATGCAGTCTGAACGCGATGCCGTGGCCATTGCCGAGGACGGCAACGTCATCGGCATTGTCACCACGCGCGGCCTGCTCTGCGGTGTCGCAGGCAGTCCGGCCCAGCCGACCGCAGCGGCATAG
- a CDS encoding aldehyde dehydrogenase: protein MHEPLTVAEYKAIAASLQLPTNAFIDGAFRPAKSGKTFTSINPATGETLAEIAACDVSDVDDAVAKARQAFDDGRWRHQAPGDRKAALLKLAKLIEENRHELAVMESLDSGKPVRECQTVDVADTIHTIRFHAEVIDKLYDNTNPVGPNALAMVVREPIGVVGCVLPWNFPLLMLAWKIGPALASGCSVIVKPAQETSLTTLRVAELAIEAGIPPGVFNVVTGGGKEAGEPIGLHMDVDMVAFTGSTATGRRFLRYAADSNLKKVVLECGGKNPAVVLADAEDLDLVAEQVVNGAFWNMGENCSATSRLIVDRTIKDELLERIGAYLREWKTGNPLDPENRIGALVSKTHFEKVKSFLDDAKTEKLSVVHGGATHGGIYIEPTVVDGVTPSSRLFKEEIFGPILSVTAFDTLAEAVALANDTNYGLTASVYTGSLRQAIRLSRDIRAGLVTVNCFGEGDASTPFGGYKESGFGGRDKSIFAHDNYCELKTIWIDISERSVDETIR, encoded by the coding sequence ATGCATGAACCTTTGACCGTGGCCGAATACAAGGCCATCGCTGCCAGTCTTCAATTGCCGACCAACGCTTTCATCGACGGTGCGTTTCGTCCGGCAAAGTCCGGCAAGACCTTCACTTCGATCAATCCCGCAACTGGCGAGACCTTGGCGGAGATTGCCGCCTGTGATGTGAGCGATGTCGATGATGCGGTTGCCAAGGCGAGACAGGCGTTCGACGATGGCCGCTGGCGGCATCAAGCTCCCGGCGACCGGAAGGCCGCCCTGTTGAAACTAGCCAAGCTGATCGAGGAAAACCGCCACGAGCTGGCTGTCATGGAAAGTCTCGACAGCGGCAAACCGGTGCGCGAATGCCAGACAGTCGATGTGGCCGATACGATCCACACCATCCGCTTCCATGCCGAAGTCATCGACAAGCTATACGACAACACCAATCCGGTCGGGCCAAACGCGCTGGCAATGGTGGTACGCGAACCGATCGGCGTGGTCGGCTGCGTTCTCCCCTGGAATTTTCCGTTGCTGATGCTGGCCTGGAAGATCGGTCCGGCGCTGGCTTCGGGATGCTCCGTCATTGTCAAGCCAGCACAGGAAACCTCGCTCACCACGCTGCGGGTTGCCGAACTCGCGATTGAAGCAGGGATTCCGCCTGGCGTCTTCAACGTCGTCACCGGCGGCGGGAAGGAAGCGGGCGAGCCGATCGGTCTGCACATGGATGTCGACATGGTGGCCTTCACCGGATCGACAGCGACCGGGCGTCGCTTCCTGCGCTATGCGGCAGATTCCAACCTGAAGAAAGTGGTTCTCGAATGCGGCGGCAAAAACCCCGCCGTCGTTCTTGCCGATGCCGAAGACCTCGATCTGGTGGCCGAGCAGGTCGTTAACGGTGCGTTCTGGAACATGGGCGAAAACTGCTCCGCGACGTCCCGCCTGATTGTCGACAGAACGATCAAGGACGAATTGCTAGAGCGGATCGGTGCCTATCTGCGCGAATGGAAGACCGGCAATCCGCTCGATCCGGAAAACCGCATCGGGGCGCTCGTCAGCAAAACCCACTTTGAAAAAGTGAAATCGTTTCTCGATGATGCGAAAACAGAGAAGCTCTCTGTTGTCCATGGCGGGGCGACGCATGGCGGCATTTATATTGAGCCAACTGTTGTCGATGGGGTCACGCCCTCAAGCCGCCTGTTCAAGGAGGAGATTTTCGGACCGATCCTGTCGGTGACCGCCTTCGATACATTGGCCGAGGCCGTCGCGCTGGCCAATGACACCAATTACGGCCTTACCGCATCGGTCTATACCGGCAGCCTGCGTCAGGCGATCCGGTTGTCCCGTGACATTCGTGCCGGGCTCGTCACCGTCAACTGCTTTGGCGAAGGTGATGCCTCCACCCCGTTTGGTGGCTACAAGGAATCGGGCTTCGGTGGCCGCGACAAGTCAATCTTCGCGCATGACAATTATTGCGAACTGAAGACAATCTGGATCGATATTTCCGAGCGTTCCGTGGATGAGACAATCCGATGA
- a CDS encoding glycine betaine ABC transporter substrate-binding protein has product MKFLWKALCAAAMVGMTALSAHAEEKTVTIGTMSWEDLTPITGITKKVLEDSGYTVKVVPFSEWGIAYAALSKGDVQILASQTDYVAQDYWNKNKKRLEKISPVSHGLYQAIAVPKYVPIDSVEQLNENADKFGGKIIGIEPGSGLMKDAANAVKDYGLKLQLVEGSTAAMTAALKSASDRKEWIAVTIWEPSWMAQKYDVKFLKDPKGVFPPAQSYYWIGQKGFSAQNPHAREVIASVYVPLADIAAINSAVNDGKTMDEAIKSWTDSHADLLKRWENIKSE; this is encoded by the coding sequence ATGAAGTTTCTGTGGAAGGCACTTTGCGCGGCGGCGATGGTCGGAATGACCGCCCTGTCTGCACATGCGGAAGAAAAAACCGTCACCATCGGCACGATGTCTTGGGAAGACCTCACCCCGATCACCGGCATCACCAAGAAGGTGCTCGAAGATTCCGGCTACACCGTGAAAGTCGTACCCTTCTCTGAATGGGGCATCGCCTATGCCGCATTGAGCAAGGGCGATGTCCAGATTTTGGCGTCGCAAACCGATTATGTCGCGCAGGATTACTGGAACAAGAACAAGAAGCGTCTGGAAAAAATCTCGCCGGTCTCGCACGGCCTGTATCAGGCGATCGCTGTTCCGAAATACGTCCCCATCGACTCCGTCGAACAGTTGAACGAAAATGCCGACAAGTTCGGCGGCAAGATCATCGGCATCGAGCCTGGCTCGGGCCTGATGAAGGATGCGGCAAACGCCGTCAAGGACTACGGCCTCAAGCTTCAGCTCGTCGAGGGCAGCACGGCTGCGATGACGGCGGCTCTCAAGTCTGCATCCGACCGCAAGGAATGGATTGCCGTGACGATCTGGGAACCATCATGGATGGCACAGAAATACGACGTCAAATTCCTCAAGGACCCCAAGGGCGTGTTCCCGCCAGCCCAGAGCTACTACTGGATCGGGCAGAAGGGCTTCTCGGCTCAGAACCCGCATGCGCGTGAAGTGATTGCCAGCGTCTATGTGCCGCTTGCCGACATCGCCGCAATCAACAGTGCGGTTAACGACGGTAAGACCATGGATGAGGCCATCAAGAGCTGGACTGACAGCCATGCCGATCTCCTGAAGCGCTGGGAAAACATCAAGTCTGAATAA
- a CDS encoding GntR family transcriptional regulator, translating to MKGGKGELYDDLKRQILTMELDPDEDLDEVSLSEKYGLSRTPVREVFRRLEGEGYVDIRANKGARVIPMNHSTLRHFFLVAPMIYAAVGRLAVQNFKPGQLCDLQITQERFREASMAQDALAMTLSNNRFHAIIGEMSGNEYLQPSLGRLLIDHGRIGHTFFRPRNADMHERLQKSVGHHDGIIAAISARDEDAVVDLVFEHWELSRENMEMFIAPQALKADALVDTPMQSMEKSS from the coding sequence ATGAAGGGTGGCAAAGGCGAGCTCTATGATGATCTCAAGCGCCAAATTCTGACGATGGAACTCGATCCGGACGAAGATCTGGACGAAGTATCGCTGAGTGAAAAATACGGCCTCTCGCGGACACCCGTCAGGGAAGTTTTCCGGCGTCTGGAAGGGGAAGGCTATGTCGATATCCGCGCCAACAAGGGTGCGCGAGTTATCCCGATGAACCATTCGACGCTGCGCCACTTCTTCCTTGTTGCACCGATGATCTACGCCGCCGTTGGGCGACTTGCGGTCCAGAACTTCAAGCCCGGACAGCTTTGCGACCTTCAGATCACCCAGGAACGGTTTCGCGAGGCGAGCATGGCGCAGGATGCTCTGGCCATGACGCTTTCGAACAACCGGTTTCACGCAATCATCGGCGAGATGTCGGGCAATGAATACCTTCAGCCAAGCCTTGGCAGGCTGCTGATCGATCACGGCCGTATCGGCCATACATTCTTTAGGCCGCGCAACGCAGACATGCATGAGCGGCTACAAAAATCAGTCGGACACCACGACGGCATTATCGCCGCGATCAGCGCGCGTGACGAAGATGCCGTCGTTGATCTCGTGTTTGAACACTGGGAATTGTCACGCGAGAACATGGAAATGTTCATCGCTCCCCAAGCGCTTAAGGCGGACGCATTGGTCGATACGCCAATGCAATCGATGGAGAAATCATCATGA
- a CDS encoding GlxA family transcriptional regulator codes for MTPSDTNAPVDRLKIGFVLARSFTLSAFALFVDTLRLASDEFDRSGRVLADWDVLGSTRHLITSSCGVQVAPTSDLVEDPSQFQFIVVVGGLLNNEQPIDRETAAFLKKAAAKNVKLIGVCTGSFILAELGLMKSHRTCVSWLHYNAFRERFPDLQVRSDRIFNLDRTRGSCVGGSSAADMAALIVRRHISKDAERNALEVLHIEKARSALAIQTRKPLSIECNDPRIRATLIMMEQHIEGNLPIQDLAAAVGLSRRQLERLFISETKSSPAMIYRRVRLERAKHLLVQSKAPLVEIALEVGFGNASHFAKVFAQTFGQSPTGLRTAIRATL; via the coding sequence ATGACGCCCTCCGATACCAACGCCCCGGTCGACCGCCTGAAAATCGGCTTCGTGCTCGCGAGATCATTCACACTTTCGGCCTTCGCATTGTTCGTGGACACGCTGCGCCTCGCCAGCGATGAATTCGATCGTTCAGGGCGGGTGCTGGCCGACTGGGACGTGCTCGGCAGCACGCGGCACCTGATCACCTCCAGCTGTGGCGTTCAGGTTGCACCGACTTCAGACCTGGTGGAAGATCCAAGCCAGTTTCAATTCATCGTCGTCGTCGGCGGGTTGCTGAACAACGAACAGCCAATCGACCGGGAAACGGCTGCGTTTTTGAAGAAGGCTGCCGCAAAAAACGTCAAGCTGATCGGTGTCTGCACCGGTTCTTTCATCCTGGCCGAACTTGGCTTGATGAAAAGCCATCGCACATGCGTAAGCTGGCTGCATTATAACGCATTTCGGGAGCGTTTCCCCGATCTTCAGGTTCGCTCCGACCGTATTTTCAATCTCGACAGAACACGGGGCTCGTGTGTGGGCGGGAGTAGCGCTGCGGACATGGCGGCGTTGATCGTCCGCCGTCACATCAGCAAGGATGCCGAAAGAAATGCTCTCGAGGTTCTTCACATCGAGAAAGCCCGGTCAGCTCTTGCCATTCAAACACGCAAACCGCTGTCCATCGAGTGCAACGATCCCAGGATCAGAGCGACGCTCATTATGATGGAGCAGCATATCGAGGGTAATCTACCGATCCAGGATCTGGCCGCAGCGGTTGGCCTATCCAGAAGACAACTTGAACGTCTCTTTATCAGCGAAACCAAGAGCTCTCCGGCAATGATCTACAGAAGAGTGCGATTGGAGCGCGCAAAACATCTTCTTGTCCAGTCCAAAGCACCTTTGGTCGAAATTGCGCTTGAGGTCGGGTTCGGAAATGCGTCGCACTTCGCCAAGGTCTTTGCTCAGACGTTCGGCCAATCGCCAACTGGCTTAAGAACAGCAATCCGAGCTACTCTCTGA